The sequence TCACCGCCATGATCACCCCGCCGATCAGCATGATCGGCGCCATGATGATCACGGTCATGCCCATGAACACGAACATCTGGACCTGTTGCACATCGTTGGTGGACCGGGTGATCAGCGACGGTGTCCCCACCTGGGTCATCTCCTGGGTGGAGAAGTCCATCACCCGGGTGAACAGGCCCTCGCGCACGTCCCGGCCGAGCGACATCGCGGTACGGGCACCGAAGTAGATCGCCACGACGTTGGTGAGCGCCTGCACAGCGCTGATAGCCAGCATCAGGCCACCGGTGCGCCAGATCAGGTCGACGTCACCGGTGACTACACCCTCATCGATGATTTGGGCGTTCAGCGTGGGGAGGTACAGCGCAGCGAGGGTCTGCACGAACTGCAGGACGCAGACGAGCAGGACCTCCGTGCGATACGGCCGGAGGTATCGCCGGATCAGTTGGAGCACATAGCGAAACTACACCGCGTCAGATACCCGGTACCAAGCGCATTAGCCGAATTGAGCTACTGATTCGCTGACGGCGGAACGTCCCCGTCGTCGGCAGGACGCTGTCCCGCGGACGCACTCGGGTCGAACGGTGCACCGGAGCTCTCCCCCGCCTGGGTCGCCTCCGCGGTGGCCTCCGAGGCCTGGCCGCGAGCCTCCCGCAGCGCCTCTGCCGGGTCCTGCAGCGAGGTCTCCGGCAGCTGCACGTCGAGGGCGTCGAGGTGGTCCGGGGTCTGCACCGAGGGACGGTTGCCGCCACCATCGCCGGAACCGCGGCCACCGGTGGGGGCGCCGCCGGAGGGTTCCGGTCCGAAAGCGGAGGTGATCGAGCCGAGCGCGGCGGTGAACTCGGTGGGAATGACCCAGAGCTTGGAGGAGGTGCCGTTGGCGATCTCCGGCAGCATCTGCAGGTACTGGTAAGCCAGCAGCTTCGGGTCCGCATCGCCGCGGTGGATCGCATCGAAGACCTGCAGGATCGCCCGGGACTCACCCTGAGCTTTGAGGATCGAGGCCTGGGCCTGACCTTCGGCGGTGAGGATCGCCGACTGCTTCTCGCCCTCGGCGGTGAGGATCGCGGACTGCTTGACACCTTCGGCGGTGAGGATGGCGGCGCGTCGGTCCCGCTCGGCGCGCATCTGCTGCTCCATCGCGCCCTGCACGCTCGGCGGCGGGTCGATCGCCTTCAGCTCCACCCGGTTCACCCGGATCCCCCACCGCCCGGTGGCCTCGTCCAGCACACCACGCAGCTGTCCGTTGATCTGGTCACGGCTGGTCAGCGTCTGCTCCAGGTCCATCGACCCGATGATGTTACGGATGGTGGTGACGGTGAGCTGCTCGATCGCCTGGATGTAGTCGGCGATCTCGTAGGTGGCGGCCTTGGGGTCGGTCACCTGGTAGTAGACGACCGTGTCGATGCTGACC is a genomic window of Ruania zhangjianzhongii containing:
- a CDS encoding SPFH domain-containing protein is translated as MDSPGQIIGFIIIALVAIFVIVAISRSIRIVPQAGALIIERLGRYQSTMYAGLHFLIPFIDRIRAGVDLRERVVPFQPQPVITSDNLVVSIDTVVYYQVTDPKAATYEIADYIQAIEQLTVTTIRNIIGSMDLEQTLTSRDQINGQLRGVLDEATGRWGIRVNRVELKAIDPPPSVQGAMEQQMRAERDRRAAILTAEGVKQSAILTAEGEKQSAILTAEGQAQASILKAQGESRAILQVFDAIHRGDADPKLLAYQYLQMLPEIANGTSSKLWVIPTEFTAALGSITSAFGPEPSGGAPTGGRGSGDGGGNRPSVQTPDHLDALDVQLPETSLQDPAEALREARGQASEATAEATQAGESSGAPFDPSASAGQRPADDGDVPPSANQ